Sequence from the Schaalia sp. 19OD2882 genome:
GTCGGCGTCATCTCCCCGGGCGCAGATTCCCACCTCGCTGGAACCGGAACCGTCTACGCCACCACCGATCAGATCGTGGCGCTCGGAGGGGAGCGAGACTACCGCTACCTGTATGTGACCGGTTCACCGGGCAACAGCCCTGCTGATCTGCGCGAGAAAGTGGCCGCAGCGGTGGAGGCGGTCCAGCCCTCGGCATTGGTGCAGACCGCTGATGAGGAGATCTTCCAGCGCGCGAGCAACGAGGAGGGGAGCACAACCATTGCAACAGTCCTCAACCTGCTGGCCCCGGTGTGCGCGATCGTCGCCATGATCGTCATCGCCACCACCTTCACCACTCTCGTGGCAAGACAGACCCGCACCATCGGGCTCCTGCGCTGCGTCGGCGCCAGCCGGGGGCAAGTGCTGCTCGCCATCGTGCGCACGGGCCTGTTGACCGGAGTGATCAGCTCCGTCCTCGGGGCCGGGCTCGGAGTCGGCAGTGCCGCGATCCTGATCCGCTCGGGAGTCTTCGCCGACCTGGTCGCAGAGCACTTGACGATCTCCCCGCTCTCAGTGGCCCTCGCCATCGGGCTGGGATCCTTGACCGCACTCATCGCAGTACTGCGTCCCGCCCGCAGGGCCACACGCATCTCACCACTGGTGGCCCTGACCGGACAGAGCGCCGACGTGAAACAGGCGGCACGCAAGCACCGATGGGTCGCAGCCGTCGGGGCGGTCATCGTCCTCGTCGGAGGGATCCTCGCCGCACTGGGGGCCACAGGAGGGCAGCTGCCCCTCGCAGCCGGCGGAAGCGCCCTGACCGTCGCCGGCTTCCTGGCGATGCTGCCCTTCCTCACGACAGCGATCGCCCAACTCGTCGGAAACCTCGGTTCGCCAGGACGATTTCCGATCCTCCACTTGGCCATCCGCAACCTCATTGCCGACTCCGGTCGTTCCGCAGCGACGACGTCCACGTTCTTCGTCTGCGTGCTGGTGGGCTCAGCGCTCTTCGTCGGCCTGTTCTCCCTGCGCGGGTCCTTTGACGAACTGGTGCACCGGGGGTCGCCCGTCGACGTGCAGATCCACGGCATCACGCCGAGCACGGACGTCAAGGGCCTCACCTCCACCATTGCATCCGTCAACGGGGTTGAGAAAACGCTCACCGTCCCCTCGATCGAGGTGACCAGGAACTTGGGAGAACAGCAGGAGAAGCTCTACGTCGTCAGCATCGACAAAGTGCAGGCCGCCACCGTCGTTCGATCCACCCTCGGGCTGGAGGACCTGTCCGATGACACACTCATCGTGGGCGACATCTATCACATTCCCGACGGCACGCAAGTCACCCTCACCGGACCCGGCGGCCAGTCCACGCTGACGGCACGAGTGCGTGAGGGCTGGGGCGCGGCGATCACCCCCGCCACGGCGCAACGCCTCACGGCGGGCACACCCACGGACTCGATGATGTGGATCCGCACGAGCGAAGACTCCTCCGGCGCGACAGAGAAGGCGATCCGGGAGGCTTCCCGGGGACAGGACCTCATGGTCGTGGGAAGCGCGGCGGCCCGGGCACAAGTCGAGGAGAACATCAACCGCATGATCTTCATCGTGTGCCTCGTCATCGGAGCGGCCTTCATCATCTCCTTGTCCGGCATGGCCAACACCATCGATGTCTCAGTCCTGGAACGCACACGTGAGATCGGTGTCCTGCGCGCCACCGGTTCGAGTCGATCGGAGATCAAGCGCCTCATCATCACCGAAGGAGTGCTCCTCGCCGTGGTCGGCGGAACCCTGGGGCTCATCGCGGGAAGCGCCCTGGGCGCAGCGGACACCTTGGCAGCGTTGAAAGACGGCGGGATCACCCTCGTACTCCCTCTGGTCGCGCTCGCGGGCATCTTTGGTGTGACACTGCTCGTCGCCGTGTCGGCCGCGCTCGTCCCAGCAGGCCGGGCGAGCGCGGTGGCACCGGTTGCGGCGCTGGCCGAGGACTGAGGGTTCAAAGCACACAAGCGCTCGACGACAATGGCACCATTCCTTCTGCGCTGCGGCAACACCGTCGAATGTCGCTGCAGCGCAGAAGGCCGTCAGGCATCCGCTTCAGGTGTCATCAGCGACTCGGGCGGCAGGTCGCATCTCCTCTTGGTGCACGGCCACGACGAGCTTCAGCCGGGAGTTCACGCCGTACTTCTTCATGACATGCGAGATGTGGGTCTTGACGGTGGCCTCGGAGAGGCAGAGTTTCTCCGCGATCTCCGCGTTGGAGCACCCCTCGCAGAGGAGGGCGAGAACCTCGGTCTCGGCTTGGGTGATGCCGGGGCGGGGCGCTGCCATGGGGCGCAGGTGGTGGGCAACGAGGCGGGAGGCGGTGGCCGGGGAGATGGTCGTGCCGCCGTCGCGGGCGGCGTGGACGGCGCGAATCACCTCCTCGGGGGAGGAGTCCTTGAGAAGGAAGCCGTTGGCTCGTTGGTCCAGCGACGTTCTCATGGCCTCATCGTCATCGAATGAGGTGAGCATGATGACGGCGGTTTCCGGCATCTCCTGTTTCACGGTGGTGAGGAGCTCCAGTCCATCCGTACCCGGCATGCGCACATCGGTGATGAGCACATGCACCTGGTGGTGCCGGAGGAAGGCCAGCGCCTGCTTGGCCGAGTTGAAGGTGCGGAGCACCTCGATCCTGTCATCCTCTTTCAGGTAGGCCCGTAGGGCTTGCAGGACCATCGGATCGTCGTCGACGACCACCACTTGGCACCTCTCATCGCGGATGTCGGCTTGCGCAGAGGGGATGGCGTCATCATGCATGGGAGAATTTTAACCATCACGTTCCCCCCCTCCGAGAGGTGCCACCATGTGTCCTCACAGAAGCGATGAGCTGACCTTCCCCGTGTGGCGGCCCACGAGGCAAGCGCATCTGATGCAGGCGGGGATCGCTCTGTTCCTGTTCGTCATCTCTCCGGTCATGGTCGACTCCTGGCAGCCACGGGGTCTGGGGCTCACTGCGCTCCTCGTGGCATGCCTCCCCCTGTCCTCACTGCACCCTGCTGCCGGCCTCAGCGCAAGCATGGTCCTCGGCTGGACGGCCTTGTTCGGAGTGGAGCCAATTGCCTTGGCGGCCCTCTCCACTCCCTTGTTCATCTGCACGCTCCTCCTCGCCAGGGGATACCCGCGCTGGGTGCCCTATCTGGCGGCTGGGGCCCATGGCCTCGCCTTCGTCGTCTACATGCACATGGCGTTTTCGCCCCCTGGCGCCCACGTTGGCCTCATCTTGACGGGGATCGTCGCCACCCCTTGCCTCGTCGGCGCTGAGATCGTTCGGCGTCATCGCCACATGGTCACCACGAGCGAGCGGAATCGCCGGGAGAGATTGGAGCAGCAGCGGCGCCTGGTGGTCTCCGAGCTCCATGACACCGTGGTCCGCGACCTGAGCCATGCGGTCATGCTCGCCGAGCAGAGCCGGCTGGCGCATCCCGATGACGATCTCCTCCAACGAGAGCTGGCCACCGTCATCCTCCCGGTCCGCACCGCCCTACGGCAGTTGCGGCAAGGTCTCAAGGCAATGAGCACCGCAAAGGGGGATGACGCACTCCTGCTCCTGGCATCCTCCCCGCCGCCGCGCCTTTCCGAGACCATCGCGGGGTCCCGGGCCTCACTCGCCGATCGCGGCGCAACGCTGGTCGAGGAAGGCATTGAGCTCTTGGACAACCCGATGATCACCCCGGGTGTGCATCAGCAGTTGGTGAGGGTCATTGGCGAGCTCATCACCAATGCCTCGAAGTACGCCTCCCCGTCTTCCACGGTCTCGCTGGTCGTTGAGTGCGATGGGCGTACCGTCGAATGCATGTGCGTCAACGCGATCAGTTCCGATGTGCCCACCAGCTCGGAGCTGTCCTCGAAGGTTGGTCTGGACGGGGCACAGCGTCGGATCGAGACCTTGGGAGGAACCTTCACTGTGAACAGATCGGCCGAGCGGTGGTCGGTCGTCTTCAGCGTTCCGATCCAGGTCTAGTTGCCTCAAGGCCGGGAATTGACTTCCCCTCCGATTCCTTTCGGCCGCTTGACGCGCCGCGTGGGGAGTTTTCCGGATTCCGTCCAGTACACCCAGAGTGACGAAGCCGGCGAGACGATGGCCGAATCATCACGAGATGGCGGACGAATCTCGCGGGTTGAGCGGGCGGCGAGTGCAGCGCTCAGCGGGCGATGCGCAGGCGGAATCGGTGGGCTCCTGTGGCGCCCAGGTAGGTGATTCCGGCCAGGACGGCAATGGTGCCGCCGGCGGACAGGTCAGCGATGACGGCAACTCCCAGGCCGAGCAAGCCGAGGCCGGCGCCCAGGAGCGGCGACCACACCACGAGGCTGAGTGCCGAAGGCGCCCACGGCTTGAGACTGGCCGCAGGAGCGGCCAGCAGAGCCAGGGACAGTACCGTGCCCACTGCGGGGATGACGACCACCGTGGTCAACACGACCAGGGCGAGGATGGCGCCCTCGGCCAGTTCCACCCTGCCGCCGTGAGCGCGAAATCCGTCCTCGTCGAAACTCAGCGCGACCAAGTGACGTCCGCGAAAGACCACCAGCGCAGTGGCGAGGGCGAGCACCGTGGCGGCGGCCGCGACATCAGCCACATTCACGTGCAGCAATGACCCCGTGAGGAAGGAGGTGATCTGCAAGGGCAAAGGAGCGAACCACTTGGCCAGGAAGTAGCCCAACGCGAATCCGAAAGTCAGGACGATGCCGGCGGCTGCCTGCGGAGAAATGCCCCGGATGCGCGAAAGTCCTCGCATGAGCCACGCAAGGGGCACGCACATGGCGAATGCTCCGGCGAAGAGCCACACCGACAGCGACTGCTGGTCGGCCCCAAGTGCGGCTCCAACGACCACGCCCAGGACGGCCCCCGGGAAAGTCCCGTGAGTCACGGATTCGGCGAAGAAGACTCGCCCACGCATGACGGCCAAGGCACCGACCAGCCCACACAGGGCGCCGACCGCCACGACCTCGAGGATCGGAAGACGAAGAATGTCCAGCAGTACCGGTGTCATGCGCTGAGCGCCTCCTCGGCACGCGGGGTGGTGGGCCGCGCGTGGGAGCGCCCTCGACGTCGAATGAATTGGAGGATCTGCTGAGCGGCCAGGGCCACGGGAAAGGAGGCCAGGACCATGAGGGCCACACTCGCCTGGGGCGACACCAGCCGGGCGGAGGGCAGGGTTGCCAGCCACAGGCCGAGCCAGCCGCCGGCCACTCCTGCCAGGATTGCGAGCAACGCCATGGTCCGCGGCGAGGACGACAACAGCCGCGCTGCGGCCCCCGGCACCACCATGTAGCCGATGACCAGCAGCACTCCGACCGCCGATGCGGCCGAGACCACCACCGCGGCGATCGCCGTGTTCAAGGCCAAGTCGACCAGCGTCACGCGGATCCCGCAGGCGCGAGCCCCGTCGGGGTCGAAGGCGACGAAGACCTGGGCTCGCCATGTCAGCGCCGCGAGAACCATGCCGACCGAGCAGGCCGCAAGGGCCTGGAGGAGCCGCGCATCGGTGACCTCCAGCATGCGGCCGAACATGAGCGCCTCCAGCTGTCCCGAGCTGTCCCCGACCCGCAGTGACAGGACGATGCCGACGGCGAAGAACGAGGTGAGGACCACTGCGGTGGCGCTCTCACTTGCTCCTCCTGAGCGCATTGTCCATGTGAGTGCCGCAACGACGAGGATGCTGACCAGCGCAGCGCCGGGCAGGATGCCTTCGAGTCCTCCCCACAGTGCGCCGCCGACAATGCCGGGGAAGACGGAGTGGACCATTGCCTCCGCATTGAACTCCACACGCCGCAGATTGACGATGGTCCCGACCAGGCCCGCGGTCATCCCCAGCGTGACGAGCAAGAGGAAGGGGCGGAAGAAGTATGGGGTCGATGCCACAGTGACGAAGCCGGGAACGCCGGCAAGTGCATTCCTCAGCGCTTCCAGGGCCTCCAGGAGCAGAGAGGTCATGAGGCGCGTCCTGCCGGCTGGCGAGCGGCCGGGCCGGCTTCCGTGGGGGCAGGACCCGTGGGGCCCAGGGCGGCAAGCGTGGGGGAGGCGGGAGCAGAATCGGTGAGGTCGACGCTGGCGAGGCGGGCCACCGTGAGCGAGTGCTCGCGAACCACCTCGTCGCCGGCGTGCCCCCCGTAGGCCAGGGCGAGCACCTCCGGAGCCAGAACCTGCTCGACACCGCCGAAAGCGACCTGCCGCCCTGCCAGGAGCAGCGCGTGGTCGCATGCGTGCCTGGCAAGGTCGAAGTCGTGAGTGGACGCCAAGAAGGCGACCCCTTCCGCCTTCATCTGTTGGATCTGGTCGAGCAGGGCGGCCCGGTTCGGCTCGTCCAACCCATTGAAGGGTTCGTCCAGAAGGACCAGCCCCGGGTCGCCGACCTGGGCCCTTGCCAAGAGGACCCGTTGGCGCTGCCCGCCCGAGAGCTCGCCGAATCGTCGATCGGCGCGGTCGGCCAGGCCCACCCTTTCGAGGGCCTGGCCGACCTTGGCCCGTCCGTGACGCCCAAGGCGTCCCCACCACCCGAGTCTGGCGACAAGTCCCATGGTCACGACTTCGCGCACCGTCACCGGGAAGGTGAGGTCGACGTCGACGGACTGGGGGACGTACCCGATCCGCGTGTCGCCCAGGTCCACGGTGCCCTCCAACACCCTGACGGCCCCGAGGACGGCCCGCAGCAGGGTCGTCTTTCCAGAGCCGTTCGGTCCGACGAGGGCGACGGCCTCGCCCTCGTGGATGTCGAAGTGCAACTGCCGGACCACGGGCGTCCCGGCGTATCCGAGGGCCGCATCGGTGAAGGACAGGACTGGGCGGGGCATGGCAGTGCTCACTTCAAGGAATCGGGCTGGGGCGCCAGGGTGCCGCCCCATGCGGTGACCAGGGTGGTCACGTTGTGGATGATCGAGCCGGTGTAGGTCTCTCCTTCGGAGCCCTTGGGGCCCAAGGAGTCGCCGTACAGGGCGTCGTCGCCGATGACGGCCTTGACCCCTGCCGCGCGGGCGACCGCCTCGATCGACTTGGAGTTGTTCGAGTTCTCGGCGAAGAGGGCGGTGGCTCCCGACTTCTTCACTTCGGCTGCGGCTTTGGTGATGTGATCGGCAGTGGCGTCCTGCTGGTGGTTGAAGTCCGACAGGGCGGCGCCGATGAATTTCACTCCGTAGGAGGCGGAGAAGTAGCCGAAGGCGTCATGGGAGGTGAACAGCACCTTGTGCTGTTCCGGGATCGAGTCGATCGACGCGGCGGCCCATGCGTCGAGGTCACTGAGCTTCTTCTTGTAGGCGCTCACCTGTGATTCGAAGAGCGCCTTGTTCTTCTCGGAGGTCATGGAGAGGAACTCTCCGATGTTTTCCACCTGGACCGCCGCATTCTTCGGGTCGGTCCACACGTGCGGGTCGAAGCGGAACTCGGCCTGGGATTCACCGTCCTCGGGCGGGAAGGGCCACGGGCTGACTTCGATCGTCTTGGAGCCGCGAGCGACCTTGTAGGGCAGGTTCTGCTCCGCCTTGAGTTGTGCGTCAAGGTCGTCACGGTCCTTGGAGGACAGGACGCCGGAGGTCACCCCCATGATCCCCTTGAACCCGGAGGATTCCACGGCGGCGTCGAGGAAGTGTTCGAGGTCGACTCCGTTGACCAGGAGCAGGTCTGCTTCGGCCATCGCCGTGGCCTGCTTGGGGGTCAGTTCGTGCTCGTGCGCCGAGGCGTTGGGGGCGAGCAGGCATGTCAGGTCGATCGTCGAGGCTGCCGAAGACGGGTCCGCTCCGAAGGTCTCGGTGGTGCCCTCGGCGGTGTTCTTGACGAGGGCGAGAGTCGGTGTGGAGGAATTGTCGGCGGCGATCTGGGTGACGTAGTCGCAGATCTGCGTGGTGGTGGCGACGATTTTCACGGTGTTGGCCGCCTCGGAATTCCCCCCGCTTTGCGCGCCGGCGCCGCCGGTGTGACATCCGGTCAGTGCCAGTGTCGAGGCGACGCAGAATGCGCCGGTTGTCAGTGCGATGCGTGAGGGGGTCACGTGTGGTCTCCCGTTCCTGTTCGTCGGCGGTGCTTTTCAACATCGACCACCCAAAGTTTCGGGTGCCCGAATAATCCGGAGGCTACACCTTTCGGGCATCCGAAAACAAGGGGGACCTCGGCCGGTGCGGGCTCGGCCGTGCAGGTCACTCGTTGCCCGGGAAGTGCCTGTACCATTGCTGGGATACTGCAACCCAGAGAAGGGGAGGACCCGCATGAACCTCGATGACATCACCAAGCAGGCACAGGGCGCCGTCGAAGGCGTTCTGCGCGACGAGGCTTCCACTGACAAGGCCCTCGACATGGCGGCCGACGCCGCCAAGCAGGTGACCGGTGGCCGCTTCGACGAGCAGATCGACGCCGCGCGCACCGCAATCGACGAGAAGATCGGCGAGTGATCGCCTGATCCGACGAGCCCCTTCCAGGGCTTTCCATGACGGGGTCGACCCTTCGGGGTCGGTCCCGTTCCACGTGCGGGCCCGCTCCCGCGAGATGTGACAATGGGCGGGTGGAAAATGACGACCGCCACGTCCAGCCTCCGGGTTCGATTCTGCTGGCCGCAACCCCCATCGGGGACATCCGAGATGCCTCTCCGCGCTTCGTGCGCGCCCTTGGAGAGGCCCAGGTCGTGGCCGCCGAGGACACCAGGCGTCTGTTGGCCCTGGCCAAACGCCTCGACGTGCGCATCAATGGCAGACTGCTGAGTCTTCACGACCACAACGAGGGCGAGCGTGCCGCCCAAGTGGTCTCCATGGCCGAGGGCGGAGCGCGGGTCCTCATCGTCTCGGACGCCGGAATGCCCACCGTCTCCGACCCCGGCTACAGGGTCGTGTGCCGAGCCGTCGAGGTCGCAGTGCCGGTCTCGGCGCTTCCGGGACCTTCCGCGCCGGTCACCGCGTTGGCGGTGTCAGGGCTTCCCAGCGACCGGTTCAGCTTCGAGGGATTCCTGCCGCGCAAGGACGGGGAGGCCCGCCGTCACCTGACCTCCGTTGCGTCGATGCCCCACACCTTGATCTTCTTCGAGGCGGCCAAGCGACTGAACGAGACGCTGGTCCGCATGGCTGACGTGCTCGGAGGCCACCGCAGGGCCGTCGTCTGCCGAGAGCTGACCAAGACCCACGAGGAAGTGCTGCGGGGTGAACTCACCCAGCTCATGGCCCAAACCCGCGGCGAAGTGCTGGGGGAGATCACCATCGTTGTCGAAGGAGCGCGAGGAGTGTGCGATGCCCAGGACCATGTGGGTGCCGTCCTGGCGCTGGTCGCGGAAGGCATGCGCCTGAAAGAGGCGGCCGCCGAGGTGGCCGAAGCCACCGGGGCGCGCAAGAACGACCTGTACAAGGCGGCGCTGGCCCGGCGGGACAAGGAAATGTGACTTTGCCCGATGCGGCCCGCGGCAAGCGGGTGCGCGTCAGTGACGACGGGCACCGGCCAAAGGGCCCGCCTCCATCAGGCGCGGACCGCCTTCCACACGAGGCCACCGATGACCATGAGCACGGCGGCGATCCAACCGAAGATGCCGAAGAGGATTCCTCCGACGAACCCGAAGATCCCGCCGACGAACCCGGACAGCTGCGATCCCTCACCGATCTCCAAGGTCGACTTGTAGGAGGAGGCCACAGTGCATGTGATCGTGTACCGGCCGGCCTCCTGGGAGGTGAATTCGAGAATCTGTGCACGACCGTTCACGGTCATCGAACCCGAGGGGTCGCTTGCGACGATCTCCAGGCCGCCCGGCGACACGGCGGTGCATTCGGCATCGGCCTGGGCCGATCTGCTCCGAGGCGCGTAGATGGCGTAGAGGGTCGATGCCTTGAGTTTCATCTGGGTGGATTCGGTGGTGGACAGGCGTGTGAGGTCCGTACTCGGCATCGCCGAGAGGAAGTTCGTCAGACCCAGGGCCATGACCACCGAGGCGACGACGGCCACGATGATGCCGGCGACGATGAGGATCATCGGTCCCGGGCCGCGTTTGACGGGTCGTTGCGCGCCCATCGGGGGCACGGGAGCGCCGTAGGGGGGCATCGATTCACTCATCTCTTCTGCTCCGATCAGTCATGGGGGCCTGCGGGTCGGTGGCGAAGACCTGCGGGTGCGGCAGGGGTCGGCGCCAGTGGTGTGGCCACGCTCATGACAGGCCTTCGCGTGAGGTCGACAGGACTTCGGCAATCCCGGCCTCCGCCAGGCGCATCGAGGCCGCTGCCCCGGTCTCGGGGGAGACCGGCTCGGTGAGGTCCGACAGGACGCGCACGCGGAAGCCTTCCGCCGCAGCATCCAGGGCGGTTTCGCACACGCAGTGCGACTGGGCCAGGCCCACGACGTCGACGCAGGTGACACCGGCGCTGCGCAGGGCCTCTGCCAGTGTGGTCCCGTCCTGGGTCGTTCCCTCGAATCCCGAGTAGGCGGCGCTGTACTGTCCCTTCTTCACGGTGACATCCGCCCCGAGGTCTGCAAGAGCCGGGTGCAACTCGGCCTCGGTGGTGTCCGCCACGCCATGCGGGGGCCAGGTGTCGACGTAGTCCGGGGTGGCGGAGAAGTGCTCGCCCGGGTCCACGTGCCAGTCCTGGGTGGTGACCAGCAGATCGTAGTCGCCCCGGTGTGCGGCCACGTAGGAGGCGATGCGTCGGGCGCTGGCGTTGCCTCCGGACACGGGCAGTGCTCCACCTTCGCAAAAGGTCGGCTGGACGTCGACGACGATGAGTGCGCGTGCCATGCGTTGCTCCTCGGTGGCGGCTCGGGACCGGGTGGGCGGAAGGGTTTTCCCGCCCCGGCGGGGGCCGGGGCGGGCCCCGCCTCCCACGCTAGTCGCGTGCCGCCCCCATGTCCTGTGCGGGCGTCCTCGCAAAGGGGCGACCTCCAGTGCCTCACAGTCGACGTCGCGGGTGACCCGATCCGCCTCCTGCCGGCGTGTAGCACGCGGCGCGACCGCCGCAGGTGCTCCCGCGAGTGCGCAGGGCGCAGGTGGCCCCGCCCTCGTCAATGGTTGTCGGAGCGCGACTAGGATGGGACCCCATGAGCCGCATCCTCTCCGCCGTCGCATGGCCCTACGCCAACGGCCCCCGCCACATCGGACACGTCGCCGGATTCGGCGTCCCCTCTGACGTCTTCTCGCGCTACATGCGCATGGCGGGACACGAGGTCCTCATGGTCTCCGGCACCGACGAACACGGCACCCCCATCCTGGTGGCGGCCGACGGCGAGGGAGTCACAGCCCGCGAACTGGCCGATCGCAACAACCGACTCATCGTCGAAGACCTGGTCAACCTGGGCCTGTCCTACGACCTGTTCACCCGCACCACTGCGGGCAACCACTATGCGGTGGTCCAGGAGATGTTCGAAGTCG
This genomic interval carries:
- a CDS encoding FtsX-like permease family protein; its protein translation is MPAIFDVRRAIAAFVAVMMSAALIAFALVVSGSFRTQMQSQARLSVGDADAVVTDQRLPSSTEGGLDEALVSRISGIDGVSSVRGSHWSHLKLDLPPQLANSIGGTVVVQDVPVLTEHTTLTSGRLPSATGEVLVSTDLAEQQGLGVGDTIRTKTPEETTRAASSVVGVISPGADSHLAGTGTVYATTDQIVALGGERDYRYLYVTGSPGNSPADLREKVAAAVEAVQPSALVQTADEEIFQRASNEEGSTTIATVLNLLAPVCAIVAMIVIATTFTTLVARQTRTIGLLRCVGASRGQVLLAIVRTGLLTGVISSVLGAGLGVGSAAILIRSGVFADLVAEHLTISPLSVALAIGLGSLTALIAVLRPARRATRISPLVALTGQSADVKQAARKHRWVAAVGAVIVLVGGILAALGATGGQLPLAAGGSALTVAGFLAMLPFLTTAIAQLVGNLGSPGRFPILHLAIRNLIADSGRSAATTSTFFVCVLVGSALFVGLFSLRGSFDELVHRGSPVDVQIHGITPSTDVKGLTSTIASVNGVEKTLTVPSIEVTRNLGEQQEKLYVVSIDKVQAATVVRSTLGLEDLSDDTLIVGDIYHIPDGTQVTLTGPGGQSTLTARVREGWGAAITPATAQRLTAGTPTDSMMWIRTSEDSSGATEKAIREASRGQDLMVVGSAAARAQVEENINRMIFIVCLVIGAAFIISLSGMANTIDVSVLERTREIGVLRATGSSRSEIKRLIITEGVLLAVVGGTLGLIAGSALGAADTLAALKDGGITLVLPLVALAGIFGVTLLVAVSAALVPAGRASAVAPVAALAED
- a CDS encoding response regulator transcription factor, producing MHDDAIPSAQADIRDERCQVVVVDDDPMVLQALRAYLKEDDRIEVLRTFNSAKQALAFLRHHQVHVLITDVRMPGTDGLELLTTVKQEMPETAVIMLTSFDDDEAMRTSLDQRANGFLLKDSSPEEVIRAVHAARDGGTTISPATASRLVAHHLRPMAAPRPGITQAETEVLALLCEGCSNAEIAEKLCLSEATVKTHISHVMKKYGVNSRLKLVVAVHQEEMRPAARVADDT
- a CDS encoding histidine kinase, yielding MVLGWTALFGVEPIALAALSTPLFICTLLLARGYPRWVPYLAAGAHGLAFVVYMHMAFSPPGAHVGLILTGIVATPCLVGAEIVRRHRHMVTTSERNRRERLEQQRRLVVSELHDTVVRDLSHAVMLAEQSRLAHPDDDLLQRELATVILPVRTALRQLRQGLKAMSTAKGDDALLLLASSPPPRLSETIAGSRASLADRGATLVEEGIELLDNPMITPGVHQQLVRVIGELITNASKYASPSSTVSLVVECDGRTVECMCVNAISSDVPTSSELSSKVGLDGAQRRIETLGGTFTVNRSAERWSVVFSVPIQV
- a CDS encoding metal ABC transporter permease; amino-acid sequence: MTPVLLDILRLPILEVVAVGALCGLVGALAVMRGRVFFAESVTHGTFPGAVLGVVVGAALGADQQSLSVWLFAGAFAMCVPLAWLMRGLSRIRGISPQAAAGIVLTFGFALGYFLAKWFAPLPLQITSFLTGSLLHVNVADVAAAATVLALATALVVFRGRHLVALSFDEDGFRAHGGRVELAEGAILALVVLTTVVVIPAVGTVLSLALLAAPAASLKPWAPSALSLVVWSPLLGAGLGLLGLGVAVIADLSAGGTIAVLAGITYLGATGAHRFRLRIAR
- a CDS encoding metal ABC transporter permease; this encodes MTSLLLEALEALRNALAGVPGFVTVASTPYFFRPFLLLVTLGMTAGLVGTIVNLRRVEFNAEAMVHSVFPGIVGGALWGGLEGILPGAALVSILVVAALTWTMRSGGASESATAVVLTSFFAVGIVLSLRVGDSSGQLEALMFGRMLEVTDARLLQALAACSVGMVLAALTWRAQVFVAFDPDGARACGIRVTLVDLALNTAIAAVVVSAASAVGVLLVIGYMVVPGAAARLLSSSPRTMALLAILAGVAGGWLGLWLATLPSARLVSPQASVALMVLASFPVALAAQQILQFIRRRGRSHARPTTPRAEEALSA
- a CDS encoding metal ABC transporter ATP-binding protein, translating into MPRPVLSFTDAALGYAGTPVVRQLHFDIHEGEAVALVGPNGSGKTTLLRAVLGAVRVLEGTVDLGDTRIGYVPQSVDVDLTFPVTVREVVTMGLVARLGWWGRLGRHGRAKVGQALERVGLADRADRRFGELSGGQRQRVLLARAQVGDPGLVLLDEPFNGLDEPNRAALLDQIQQMKAEGVAFLASTHDFDLARHACDHALLLAGRQVAFGGVEQVLAPEVLALAYGGHAGDEVVREHSLTVARLASVDLTDSAPASPTLAALGPTGPAPTEAGPAARQPAGRAS
- a CDS encoding metal ABC transporter substrate-binding protein, with translation MTGCHTGGAGAQSGGNSEAANTVKIVATTTQICDYVTQIAADNSSTPTLALVKNTAEGTTETFGADPSSAASTIDLTCLLAPNASAHEHELTPKQATAMAEADLLLVNGVDLEHFLDAAVESSGFKGIMGVTSGVLSSKDRDDLDAQLKAEQNLPYKVARGSKTIEVSPWPFPPEDGESQAEFRFDPHVWTDPKNAAVQVENIGEFLSMTSEKNKALFESQVSAYKKKLSDLDAWAAASIDSIPEQHKVLFTSHDAFGYFSASYGVKFIGAALSDFNHQQDATADHITKAAAEVKKSGATALFAENSNNSKSIEAVARAAGVKAVIGDDALYGDSLGPKGSEGETYTGSIIHNVTTLVTAWGGTLAPQPDSLK
- a CDS encoding Rv0909 family putative TA system antitoxin yields the protein MNLDDITKQAQGAVEGVLRDEASTDKALDMAADAAKQVTGGRFDEQIDAARTAIDEKIGE
- the rsmI gene encoding 16S rRNA (cytidine(1402)-2'-O)-methyltransferase, which encodes MENDDRHVQPPGSILLAATPIGDIRDASPRFVRALGEAQVVAAEDTRRLLALAKRLDVRINGRLLSLHDHNEGERAAQVVSMAEGGARVLIVSDAGMPTVSDPGYRVVCRAVEVAVPVSALPGPSAPVTALAVSGLPSDRFSFEGFLPRKDGEARRHLTSVASMPHTLIFFEAAKRLNETLVRMADVLGGHRRAVVCRELTKTHEEVLRGELTQLMAQTRGEVLGEITIVVEGARGVCDAQDHVGAVLALVAEGMRLKEAAAEVAEATGARKNDLYKAALARRDKEM
- a CDS encoding isochorismatase family protein, whose amino-acid sequence is MARALIVVDVQPTFCEGGALPVSGGNASARRIASYVAAHRGDYDLLVTTQDWHVDPGEHFSATPDYVDTWPPHGVADTTEAELHPALADLGADVTVKKGQYSAAYSGFEGTTQDGTTLAEALRSAGVTCVDVVGLAQSHCVCETALDAAAEGFRVRVLSDLTEPVSPETGAAASMRLAEAGIAEVLSTSREGLS